The DNA window TAAAAGCCAATTAAACTGCACTTTCTTTGTCTCATTTTCTACTACCACTTTATGTTTGGTAGGCACAACCGTGTAATGCTCGTTGTACAGTTTATTGGCCATCCAGGCTACAATGGGATAAGGAATCGTTTCATTGATAAAAACAACTCCTCGTCTGGTCAGCCCCTCTTCATCAGTTCGTTTTACATAAAATCGCAAATTAACTTCCTCAAAACTGCCAAAAAACGGAATCGGAACATTGAATAATTTGGCATCCTTGAACATAAAGCCCACCAAACTGATATAACATTTCCCGTTATATAGATCCAATTCGACTCCAGCGGGTAAAAATGGACCTAGAATTTTAGGATCAATAACATAGTTGGCCATAATGATGTTTTCCCAATTTGCTTTTAAAAATATTGCCATTATTTGCTTACTTTTTTAGATTTAACTACTCGCGTTTTGGTATTCGGATGGCTGACGTGTTTGTGTAAAATACGCTTTCCTTCCAATTTCACTTCGTCTTTTTTGCGAAAACTCCATACAATATCACTAGCTTGTTTTCTGGTTTCGTCGATGTTTACGATAGGTTCCGGATAATCCTGTCCGATTTTGCAATTGTAAAATTGTTGTTCCATTTCGTTCATTTTCCAAGGTTCGTGCAGCAGGGCAATGGGAACTTCGCCCA is part of the Flavobacterium nackdongense genome and encodes:
- a CDS encoding YqjF family protein; this translates as MAIFLKANWENIIMANYVIDPKILGPFLPAGVELDLYNGKCYISLVGFMFKDAKLFNVPIPFFGSFEEVNLRFYVKRTDEEGLTRRGVVFINETIPYPIVAWMANKLYNEHYTVVPTKHKVVVENETKKVQFNWLLNNKWNSIGLEATVESLLMEQSSLERFIYEHYYGYTKINEHETEEYKLQHPSWKVSEVLDYVVDCDFEEMYGQSFAILNHTKPEAVFIADGSAVAIEWKRNKLN